TATCGAGACGCATCCCTCGCACCATGAAAAAAGCTCCCATAAGAAAGAGCAATCACATAAAAAACAAGAGGGACCTGTCAACAATAGTTCAAAGAAAACTGACGGTAAATACTATTGTCCGATGCACTGTGAAGGAGAAAAAACATATGATAAACCGGGAAACTGCCCAGTTTGCGGTATGCATTTAGTGCAACAACCTTCAGTACAAAAAGACGCTTCATATACTTGCCCCATGCATCCGGAAATCATGCGAGATCAACCTGGTGCATGTCCGATTTGTGGGATGGACTTGGTACCCATTCACGGAGAGGAAGAAGATGATAAAAACTATAGCTTATTAACTCGAAAATTTAAAATTGCTGCCATTTTCACCGTTCCCATTTTCATTATCGCTATGTCAGAGATGATCCATGGTAACCCTTTATTTAATATAATGGACCTCTACTATTGGAACTGGGTGCAATTGATTCTTTCTTTACCTGTAATTTTTTATGCAACTTGGATGTTTTTTGAGCGGGCGTGGCATTCAATCGTAAGCTGGAATCTCAATATGTTTACACTTATTGGAATGGGAGCTGGCATGGCGTGGCTCTTTAGTATGATTGCCTTGTTTTTCCCCAATATATTTCCTGACCAATTTAAAACGCATCATGGTACAGTATACGTCTATTTTGAAGCTGCTACTGTCATACTCACATTAGTACTGCTTGGTCAACTCTTAGAAGCACGTGCACACGGAAAAACCAATAGTGCTATAAAAGAACTATTGAAGTTGGCTCCAAATAAAGCCACTAAAATTATTAATGGTGAAGAAAGGGAAGTAACTGTTGATGACATACAGGAAAACGATTTGCTACGGGTAAAACCCGGCGAAAAAATACCCGTCGATGGTAGTATTAAGGAAGGTTCAGCTAATATTGACGAGTCGATGATTACGGGCGAACCCATTCCTATTGATAAAAAAGCGGGTGATAAAGTTAGCTCTGGTACTATTAACGGTAATAAATCATTCATCATGATTGCCGAAAAAGTCGGATCGGAAACCCTCCTCTCCCGGATCATCGAGATGGTGAATGTTGCCAGTCGCTCTAAGGCACCCATTCAAAAGCTGGCCGATAAAATTTCGGGGTACTTTGTGCCTATTGTTGTATTGATCGCTCTCCTAACATTTATAATATGGGGAGTATACGGGCCAGACCCCTCCTACGTATATGCATTTGTAAACGCTATCGCCGTATTGATAATAGCTTGTCCCTGTGCCCTAGGACTGGCCACTCCCATGTCTGTGATGGTTGGTGTAGGAAAAGGAGCGCAGGCTGGTGTACTTATAAAAAATGCCACATCTCTGGAAAAAATGAATACTGTGGATGTCATTGTTATTGACAAAACAGGTACGATTACAGAGGGAAAACCTTCTGTAGAAAAAGTAATAAGTGTAGATGCAAATTTTTCGGAAAATGACATTTTACAACGTATTGTTTCCTTGAACAACCATAGTGAACATCCCCTGTCGCAGGCTACGGTGCGCTACGGTAAGGAAAGAAATATCGTTCTAAAACCTGTTGCTAATTTTGAAGCTGTTATCGGGAAAGGAGTAACAGGCACATTAGAAGATACGGCACTTGCTTTAGGAAATGAACAATTAATGACACAAGTAAAGGCTAAATTGTTGCCGAACCTTCGTAAACAGGTCGAAGAGGAACAAAAAGCCGGTAAAACCGTTTCCTATTTTGCCATTGAAAACCAAGCTGTTGGTTTTATCGTCATTTCAGATAA
This Olivibacter sp. SDN3 DNA region includes the following protein-coding sequences:
- a CDS encoding heavy metal translocating P-type ATPase; translation: MIHTYQITGMSCDGCRIKVENALNRIPEISAVVTLVPPEAKITMKQHVSLQKLQHVLSEAGDYTITNIETHPSHHEKSSHKKEQSHKKQEGPVNNSSKKTDGKYYCPMHCEGEKTYDKPGNCPVCGMHLVQQPSVQKDASYTCPMHPEIMRDQPGACPICGMDLVPIHGEEEDDKNYSLLTRKFKIAAIFTVPIFIIAMSEMIHGNPLFNIMDLYYWNWVQLILSLPVIFYATWMFFERAWHSIVSWNLNMFTLIGMGAGMAWLFSMIALFFPNIFPDQFKTHHGTVYVYFEAATVILTLVLLGQLLEARAHGKTNSAIKELLKLAPNKATKIINGEEREVTVDDIQENDLLRVKPGEKIPVDGSIKEGSANIDESMITGEPIPIDKKAGDKVSSGTINGNKSFIMIAEKVGSETLLSRIIEMVNVASRSKAPIQKLADKISGYFVPIVVLIALLTFIIWGVYGPDPSYVYAFVNAIAVLIIACPCALGLATPMSVMVGVGKGAQAGVLIKNATSLEKMNTVDVIVIDKTGTITEGKPSVEKVISVDANFSENDILQRIVSLNNHSEHPLSQATVRYGKERNIVLKPVANFEAVIGKGVTGTLEDTALALGNEQLMTQVKAKLLPNLRKQVEEEQKAGKTVSYFAIENQAVGFIVISDKIKQSSKSAIERLQQEGLKVFMFTGDNEDTAKSVTKTLNLDGYKAQMLPEDKLNEIIRLQETGKKVAMAGDGINDAPALSQADVGIAMGTGTDVAIESAAITLVKGNLIGIVKARLLSTKVMRNIKENLFFALAYNVLGIPIAAGILYPSFGLLLSPMIAALAMSFSSVSVIINSLRLRETKLED